One Triticum dicoccoides isolate Atlit2015 ecotype Zavitan chromosome 3B, WEW_v2.0, whole genome shotgun sequence genomic window, caaaataaaaaGGGGACGGATTGATCTTGTCTGAAAGTGAATAACTTTACCATGGTGGTATTTATCTTTTTTTTTTAGTAGCATGGTGGTATTTATCTGTGTTGTGTAATTCCAACTGTTGTACTGCATGCAGATCCTNNNNNNNNNNNNNNNNNNNNNNNNNNNNNNNNNNNNNNNNNNNNNNNNNNNNNNNNNNNNNNNNNNNNNNNNNNNNNNNNNNNNNNNNNNNNNNNNNNNNNNNNNNNNNNNNNNNNNNNNNNNNNNNNNNNNNNNNNNNNNNNNNNNNNNNNNNNNNNNNNNNNNNNNNNNNNNNNNNNNNNNNNNNNNNNNNNNNNNNNNNNNNNNNNNNNNNNNNNNNNNNNNNNNNNNNNNNNNNNNNNNNNNNNNNNNNNNNNNNNNNNNNNNNNNNTGTTTGTTTATCTATCCCCATATTATATCATCATCTTTTTTTATCACTGCTGTTGCCATCTGTTTGTGTTCTCGGTGGGCTTTTACGGCCCATTGGGCCCCTGTTTCTCGCTCAATGGCTTACAGTACAGACTTCAGAGAGACTGAGACGAGAGATATGCGGATCTGTTCATCTGCAGGGGGCTGGATCCCAGGGGCAGAGTTGCGGTCCTCCATAGCTGACGGGGAAGAAGAAGCATGGGATCTGGATCAGGAGCCGTGCTGGTGCTTGTGACAGCATGTCTAGCGATTGCCCCACCCTGCGCTCTGGCTTCTTCTCGCAAgtaagctcctcttcctcttcatccatCTGATGTGCCTGTGAGGATCTCTGGTTGGATTTGGGTAACCAGCCCCAGAAGGCCAGGATGTGTTTCTATTTCGGGATGAACTGTGTCTGCCCGCTTTGATTCAGTTTCTAGGATTGGATCTTTGTTGAGTTATGCTTTGATTTGTTCAGTAGTTGATGTGGGTAGCTTTGTTTCTGCAATAGTAAATGCAGGGTCAACAACCCATGAAGTCAGGTCCCCCAACCCTGCCTATTGATTTGAAGTCTTGGTCACAGTCTTGCCTCTGCAATAGCAGAGTCCTCACCATGTTGTGTTAATGGGTGAGATGGTCAACTGACATTAGGTTGGTTGTTGGCCTGAAGCTTGAGTGAAAGATGATCATGCAGTTTACATCATAGTAGAATGCCAGTTTAACATCAGGTACAGAAAGGGGCAAGTCAATTCTAATGAGAAAGTATTACAAATGTGTGCCTTTTTTCAGTTGAGAGACAGCCACGAGGCACCCCCCCCNNNNNNNNNNNNNNNNNNNNNNNNNNNNNNNNNNNNNNNNNNNNNNNNNNNNNNNNNNNNNNNNNNNNNNNNNNNNNNNNNNNNNNNNNNNNNNNNNNNNNNNNNNNNNNNNNNNNNNNNNNNNNNNNNNNNNNNNNNNNNNNNNNNNNNNNNNNNNNNNNNNNNNNGAACCACAGCGGTCGAACGCTGGTGGTGGGCTGGCTGTGCACCCGCGCACATGTGCTTCTATCGAACTGACATTAGGTTACTTGTTGGCCTGAAGCTTGAGTGAAATACTTTGATGATCACACAGTTTACCTTGTCCATTTAGTCTTATCAATTGCCACTGAAGTAGAATGCAAATTTAGCATCAGCTACAGAAAGAGCCAAGGCAATTCTAGTGAGAAAGTAAATTACCTTTTTTACTCGAACGTGCACTAAATGTTTGTGGCTTTTTAAATTAGAAAATAACCATGAGGCACCCCCTGCGGAGCACAGGGCTCGAACGCGGGTGGTAGGCTGGGCGTGCACCCGCACACGTGCTTCTAGCCAACTGGTCGATGCCCAGTTCCCGAAAGTAAATTACAATTATATGATTTTCCCTTCATGGAAGATATTAATGTGCAATCCAATCTTTACCCTTTTCAGGTTTGGTCTGGATATTACGCAACCAAAATTACTGAACTCCACAAATGGTTCATTTACCCCAAGCTCACATGTTGATTTTGACCCTTCAAAATCAAAGCGACTCTCGTGGCATCCAAGGTTTGTCTCGTCACCTCATTATGATGTGTACCTTTTTTGCTGGACGATAGACAACATCTCAGTTGATTTTCTTCTGTACTGGCAGTTAAGCATTTGTTACCATGAGTTTGTGGTGCATTTTCTATAAAAAAATTGTGTGGCGCATGAAAGATCTTCTGTACTTAACTACTTATACTCTTATAGTTGTGTATGTTCTCAGATGCTCGCTTCTTTTTATATGGACAAATCCCAAGTTTCTTACCTTAATTTAGGGTCTTCTTGTATGAAGGTTTTCTCTCTCACATGGAGTGTGACCACTTAGTATCTATGGTAATATTCCCATCATCCGTATCACAGCTCAGTCCTTGCATTCAGGTTATTTATAAAAAACGACTTGCATCATGTTATTGAAGGTCATGTTTTCATTCTTGCAGGCACATGGTAAGATAGGGTCATCTGTACTTGTTAATGATGGTGCTACAAATATTTCCCAGAACAATATTGATGCAGGCCTCATATTTAGCCTGGCTGATAGCAAGGTGAGCATACATACTGCTTTCATGATATTTTCATGACTGGCTCTTTGCTAACCATGCAGAAATGTAGACAGAGAAAAATAAAATTAAACAAACCTTGAATCCCTCTATTTAAGTATCTTCTACCATATCATCTGTAAGTTAATGCTTAGCTGTGTGTTACCTGTGAATAAACACATATGTAACTAAATGAGGTCACAGTTATTGTTTTTCTTGATATTGCAATCTGTGAAGAAAGTGCACATTCTTTTGGATATATAGTAGTAGATGTTAAACTTTTATAAATTGAGGTATATCAAATTAGGGTCTACTACTACTAAGCCCTGGACTGTTCTACTTCTAAATGATGTTTTGTACTCCTTTTGAAGGACATAGTTGTTTCGAAGATTGAAGATAGGATATCATTATGGAGTTTTATTCCAAAAGGTATTGCTTGTTCCTTGCAATTACTCTTTTGTAATTCTGTGTAACCTTGCTTGCTAGGTGTCTGGCTGTTGACATTCTTAGTTGTCTCAGAGCATGGGGAGAGCATGCAGATTTTGAAGTATGGAGCAAACCAAAGTGACCCTAACAAGGAAGAAACTCAATCGAGCAGTGGTGCCAATAGGCTTGTTACCATTTTGATGTATCTTTCTGATATCAAGCAAGGTGGTGAAACTGTTTTCCCCAGATCTAAGGTAATGACATTATCACACAGTCTTACTTGTGAGAAGAAGTCCTTGTCATTTTGAAAAAAAAGAAGTCCTTATCAGAATGACTAGTCACAGTGACATTGATATGTAGTTTCCTTGACTGAAAAGTGAAAAGGAGATAATAATCTGTATATAATATGTGTGCTCAGCTGAAGGATACTCAAGCCAAGGAAAGGGCACCTTCTGAATGTGCTGGTTATGCAGTGAAACCTGTCAAGGGCAACGCAGTTCTGCTGTTCAATTCAAGGCCTGACGGAGTCGCCGACAAGGACAGTCAGTACGAGTTCTGTCCTGCCGTCGAAGGGGAGAAATGGCTTGCCATAAAACATATGTATGCAAGCAAGATCGATAAATCAAAACCTTCGCCGGCATCCGAGGATGATGATTGCACCGATGAAGATGGTAACTGTGTCAGTTGGGCCGCTGCCGGCGAATGCGAAAAGAATCCTGTGTTTATGATTGGCAGTTCAGACTACTATGGCACTTGCAGGAAGAGCTGCCATGCGTGCTAGATGTTTTTCTTGTTTTCGTGCATTGCCCTTAGGGATGTCTCTTAGCATTTTCGTTGTTTAATACAGGCATTGGTGTTGTAAGTGGAAAATGATTCAGCAAATTGTGCACTGCCCACAGATAATCTTTACTGTTGTCAGGAAATGTAGTACATAGGTATTGGATTGGCTGCTCTTATAAAGTTATGGAAAATAATTCTGACCTCATTTTGTTCCGTCAGACAATGCCTGCATGCATAATCGCACCTGTCTGCATATTTGCATTCCAGCAACTTTCTGGGTACATGGATaattatcttttggcttcaacatttccAACGTGTGTGGACTCTTATGATCATATCTACTGTAAGAATACTCGTCTAACATTCTAGGGCAAATAATACTTACTAAACAACTTTGGCTCTTGCGCAGAACAGTTGGCTGTTGGAAGTATGGTTGCAGGAATCATCATGCTACCTAGCAAAGTCTATTGATATAAACTGGAGTAAATTCTACAGTACTGTTGCTACTACGTAAGTTTCAGGTAATATAAACTAAATTATATATTTGCACGTCAGAGTCGTTGTAGTATAGTGGTAAGTATTCCCGCCTGTCACGCGGgtgacccgggttcgatccccggcaacggcgcacttTTTATTTTCGACCCCCTTCGTTCTATTCCTTTGGTCAATGATCCCCAAGTTGAAGTGCTgaaccttcttttttttcttcgagggGAAAAGTGTTGAACCTTCTAAAGCTGGCCACGAGGTTGGAGCAAACGAATCGATCATTGGGAGAGTCAGCCCCCGGCTGGTATGCCTACATCTTTTTAGGGTAGGACTCTTTATAAAAACAAGTTCAACAAACCGTTACAATATCATATAGTTGAAAGAACCAGACATGCCTGCCAAAGCCTATACTATCGGCCTCGAAGTTTCTAGACCTTCTCTCGTGTATAAATTTACACTCCAAAACTCTCCACAAGTAGCTCGAATTTCTTGAATAATAGCTGCATGTTTCCCACCTTGGTTTGCTTCAATGTCCTTGACCACCGTGGCGATGTCTGAAGAAATAATCACCCGAGTGATATTCAAATCAAGTGTTAATGCCAAAGCCTCACGATAAGGCAGTGCTTCTAAAGTTGATACATCTGTCACACCCATAAAAGTAATTGATGAAGAGCCCAAGCAGTTACCAAGACGATCCCAACAAATCACAAGCGCTGCTCCTCTATCTCCATATCTCCCCACCGCTTTGTCTACATTAACTTTCATTGTTCCAACTGGTGGTCTAATCCACGGTTTGTGCGATAGGCGGAAAGCGTCTTACCCTCGTATGAGGGGGCGCCGTGCATGTTTATAGGCAGGGGCGCACATCCCTGACAGCGGATACAAGTTCTTGAGATTACATACTTGGAGGAGAAGGGATAAGAGAGAATAAAGGATTCGGTTTACAAGAGATAAGCTAAGCTATCTATGCACCGAAGCACTTAAACATCTATCTCTATCTATCCCTATGTCAGGTATAATGCTacgtttaacaccctcccttaatcacaacttcatcaagttgagattatgcttgaagtCTTCAAAACTCCGCGTGGGCAAAGCTTTGGTGAatccatctgcaacttgatctctAGAGTGCACAAACCGAATATCAAGTTGCTTATTAGCAACCCTTTTTCTGACAAAGTGGAAATCTATCTCTATGTGTTTTGTTATGGCATGAAACACATGATTAGCAGATAGATAGGTagcaccaagattgtcacaccacaAACATGGAGCTTGAGTATTTCTCACACCAAGTTCCTTAAGAATGGATTGAACCCATATAACTTCTGTTGTTTCATTTGCCAATGCTTTGTATTCTGCCTCTGTACTGGATCTAGACATTGTTGTCTGTTTCCTTGCACTCCATGATATCAAGTTAGGACCAAAAAATATCGCAAACCTACCAGTGGAGCGCCTATCATCTAGGCTACCTGCCCAATCAGAATCAGAGAAGGCACTGACAAAAGTAGATGGTGACTTGCTGAAGTTAAGACCAATGCTCAAAGTATTTTTGACATATCTAACTATACGTTTGGCAGCTGTCCAATTAACAAtagtgggtgcatgaagaaactggcatACTTTGTTGACAGCAAAAGAAATATCAGGTCTTGTCAAAGTTAAGTATTGCAGTGCACCTACCAAGCTCCTGTATTTAGTGATGTCTTCTTTACTTAGAGGTGTACCTTCTGTAAGAGACAGTTTCTCAGAACTTGATAAAGGAGTGGGTGAGGGTTTACAACCTTGCAAGCCAGCCTTTTTTACCAAATCAGTGGCATATTTTTCCTGGGATAGATGAAGCCCATCATCACGTTTCTTCACTTCAATCCCTAGGAAATAATGAAGATCTCCAAGATCCTTAAGAGCAAAATATGCACTCAAATCTTTTAACAATCCAGCTATTGCCTCATCAGATGAACTtgtaacaataatatcatcaacataaatgaggACAAATATGGATGTGTTCAATTTATTGTAAATGAACAATGAGGTGTCAAACTTGGAAGGAACAAAACCAAGTGTTTGCATCTTATGGCAGAGACGTGAGTACCACGCCCTTGGTGCTTGCTTTAACCCATAAAGTGCTTTGTCAAGTTTGCATACAAATGAGGGTGCATTTTCAttctcaaacccaggaggttgtttcatgtataCGTCCTCTTTCAGAACGCCATGCAGAAACGCATTCTGTACATCTAGTTGTCTGAGATTCCATCCCCTGAAAACAGCACTGGACAAAACAAGACGTATGGTTGCAACTTTAACAACGGGACTAAAAGTATCATCATAGTCTATTCCATACCATTGCTTGAAACCCTTGGCAACAAGTCTTGCCTTGTACCGGTCAATGGTTCCATCAGATTTCCTTTTTATTCTGAagacccatttgcaatcaataagATTTAAACCTTGTTGCGGAGGAACTAGATGCCACGTGTTATTTTTTCTCTAGTGCCAAAAATTCTTCCTTCATTGCCTTTTTTCATTTTTCATCACGAAGTGCTTCCTCAAGGGTGCTTGGCTCACCTGGTTCACCCGTGGAACAAACTAGGCCATATTTTGTTATATGCTTATAATCAACAGGTTGGATCACACCTTGTTGTAGTCTTGTTCTTCGTTGTGACAGTGCAGCAGGATCAGTTGGcgcagaagatcccaaagcaggaaCATGAGTTCTGGGCGCTGCGACATCTGAGGCA contains:
- the LOC119275273 gene encoding probable prolyl 4-hydroxylase 7 isoform X1 produces the protein MGSGSGAVLVLVTACLAIAPPCALASSRKFGLDITQPKLLNSTNGSFTPSSHVDFDPSKSKRLSWHPRVFLYEGFLSHMECDHLVSMAHGKIGSSVLVNDGATNISQNNIDAGLIFSLADSKDIVVSKIEDRISLWSFIPKEHGESMQILKYGANQSDPNKEETQSSSGANRLVTILMYLSDIKQGGETVFPRSKLKDTQAKERAPSECAGYAVKPVKGNAVLLFNSRPDGVADKDSQYEFCPAVEGEKWLAIKHMYASKIDKSKPSPASEDDDCTDEDGNCVSWAAAGECEKNPVFMIGSSDYYGTCRKSCHAC
- the LOC119275273 gene encoding probable prolyl 4-hydroxylase 7 isoform X2 translates to MVHLPQAHMLILTLQNQSDSRGIQGFLSHMECDHLVSMAHGKIGSSVLVNDGATNISQNNIDAGLIFSLADSKDIVVSKIEDRISLWSFIPKEHGESMQILKYGANQSDPNKEETQSSSGANRLVTILMYLSDIKQGGETVFPRSKLKDTQAKERAPSECAGYAVKPVKGNAVLLFNSRPDGVADKDSQYEFCPAVEGEKWLAIKHMYASKIDKSKPSPASEDDDCTDEDGNCVSWAAAGECEKNPVFMIGSSDYYGTCRKSCHAC